A region of Mesorhizobium sp. M3A.F.Ca.ET.080.04.2.1 DNA encodes the following proteins:
- a CDS encoding XRE family transcriptional regulator — MAAKKSRRKPAQESANAETRRADRSLARVSPLKQNPHAVKDTREKVLEVAIGHEVRAFRKKLGITVADLAATTNLSLGMLSKIENGITSPSLTTLQTLSRALGVPLTAFLRRYEEDRKGVFVKAGEGLDVERRGTRAGHQYNLLGYIASNTAGVLVEPYLITLTEDSDVFPTFQHDGMEFLYMLEGEVVYRHGSNLYRMLPGDSLFFDADAPHGPEELTKLPIRYLSIISYRQSNGD, encoded by the coding sequence ATGGCGGCGAAGAAGTCGAGAAGGAAGCCGGCGCAGGAAAGCGCGAACGCTGAGACACGCAGGGCGGACCGCTCTCTTGCCAGGGTTTCCCCGCTTAAGCAGAATCCGCATGCCGTAAAGGATACGCGCGAAAAGGTACTCGAAGTCGCGATCGGCCATGAGGTGCGTGCGTTTCGGAAAAAGCTTGGAATAACCGTGGCTGATCTGGCGGCGACGACCAATCTCTCCCTGGGTATGCTGTCCAAGATCGAGAATGGAATCACGTCGCCGTCGCTGACAACGTTGCAGACATTGTCGCGCGCGCTTGGTGTGCCGCTGACCGCATTCCTGCGGCGCTATGAGGAAGATCGCAAGGGCGTCTTCGTCAAAGCGGGCGAGGGTTTGGATGTAGAACGCCGCGGAACGCGCGCCGGACACCAGTACAATCTGCTTGGATATATTGCATCAAATACCGCCGGTGTCCTGGTCGAGCCGTACCTGATCACGCTCACCGAGGACTCGGATGTGTTTCCGACATTCCAGCACGATGGGATGGAGTTTCTCTACATGCTGGAGGGCGAAGTCGTTTATCGCCACGGGAGCAATCTTTATCGGATGCTTCCCGGCGATAGCCTGTTCTTCGACGCGGATGCCCCGCATGGTCCGGAGGAACTGACAAAGCTGCCGATCCGCTACCTGTCCATCATTTCCTACCGCCAGAGCAACGGCGACTAG
- a CDS encoding malate--CoA ligase subunit beta, with protein MDIHEYQAKELLARHGVHVPRGGLAYSPEQATYRAREIGGSKWVVKAQVHSGARGKAGGIKLCSNDEEIANAAEAMLGRKLVTQQTGPRGKLVSRLYVEETVNIAQELYLGFVLDRKAERVMIVASAAGGMEIEEIAERQPDSIIRATVDPGVGMQQFQAREIAFGLGLESNLIGKATETIMGCYQVFRDYDASMLEINPLVVTRDGNLVALDAKMSFDENALFRRPEISELRDKSQEDPRETFASDRGLSYVGLDGNIGCIINGAGLAMATMDMIKIAGGEPANFLDIGGGASPERVAKSFRAVLGDKNVETILVNIFAGINRCDWVAEGVIKAIREVGVEVPLVVRLSGTKVEEGRKILAESGEAVIVADTLAEAAEKAVAAWREAAKKKAA; from the coding sequence ATGGACATTCACGAATACCAGGCCAAGGAACTGCTCGCCCGCCACGGCGTGCATGTGCCGCGCGGCGGGCTCGCCTACAGCCCCGAGCAGGCGACCTACCGGGCGCGCGAGATCGGCGGCTCGAAATGGGTGGTGAAGGCGCAGGTCCATTCCGGCGCGCGCGGCAAGGCCGGCGGCATCAAGCTGTGTTCCAATGACGAGGAGATCGCCAACGCCGCCGAAGCCATGCTCGGGCGCAAGCTGGTGACCCAGCAGACCGGCCCGCGCGGCAAGCTGGTGTCGCGGCTCTATGTCGAGGAGACGGTCAACATCGCGCAGGAGCTCTATCTCGGCTTCGTGCTCGACCGCAAGGCCGAGCGGGTCATGATCGTCGCCTCGGCCGCCGGCGGCATGGAGATCGAGGAGATCGCCGAGCGGCAGCCGGATTCGATCATCCGCGCCACCGTCGATCCCGGCGTCGGCATGCAGCAGTTCCAGGCGCGCGAGATCGCCTTCGGCCTCGGCCTGGAAAGCAACCTGATCGGCAAGGCCACCGAAACCATCATGGGCTGCTACCAGGTGTTCCGCGATTACGACGCCTCGATGCTGGAGATCAATCCGCTGGTGGTGACCCGCGACGGCAATCTGGTCGCGCTCGACGCCAAGATGTCGTTCGACGAGAACGCGCTGTTCCGCCGCCCGGAGATCTCGGAGCTGCGCGACAAGAGCCAGGAGGACCCGCGCGAGACCTTCGCCAGCGACCGCGGCCTGTCCTATGTCGGGCTCGACGGCAACATCGGCTGCATCATCAACGGCGCCGGGCTGGCGATGGCGACGATGGACATGATCAAGATCGCCGGCGGCGAGCCGGCCAACTTCCTCGACATCGGCGGCGGCGCCTCGCCCGAGCGGGTCGCCAAATCGTTCCGCGCCGTGCTCGGCGACAAGAATGTCGAGACCATCCTGGTCAACATCTTCGCCGGCATCAACCGCTGCGACTGGGTCGCCGAGGGCGTCATCAAGGCGATCCGCGAGGTCGGCGTCGAGGTGCCGCTGGTGGTGCGGCTGTCCGGCACCAAGGTCGAGGAAGGGCGCAAGATCCTGGCCGAGTCCGGCGAGGCGGTGATCGTCGCCGACACGCTGGCCGAAGCCGCCGAGAAGGCGGTCGCCGCCTGGCGCGAAGCCGCCAAGAAAAAAGCAGCCTGA
- a CDS encoding FMN-binding glutamate synthase family protein codes for MTYHNPPTTPRKSATFDDYTLSEIRRAAATGIYDIRGAGAKRKLPHFDDLLFLGASISRYPLEGYRERCDTSVVLGTRHARKPIELKIPITIAGMSFGSLSGPAKEALGRGATLSGTSTTTGDGGMTEEERGHSKQLVYQYLPSRYGMNPRDLRRADAIEVVVGQGAKPGGGGMLLGQKISDRVAEMRTLPKGIDQRSACRHPDWTGPDDLEIKILELREITDWEKPIYVKVGGARPYYDTALAVKAGADVVVVDGMQGGTAATQEVFIENVGQPTLACIRPAVQALQDLGMHRKVQLIVSGGIRNGADVAKALALGVDAVSIGTAALVALGDNDPRWEADYNALGSTAGAYDDWHEGRDPAGITTQDPELMKRVDPIAAGRRLANYLKVMTLEAQTIARACGKNSLHNLEPEDLVALSIEAAAMAGVPLAGTSWIPGKGGL; via the coding sequence ATGACCTATCACAATCCGCCGACGACGCCGCGCAAATCCGCGACCTTCGACGACTACACGCTTTCCGAGATCCGCCGCGCGGCAGCGACCGGCATCTATGACATCCGCGGCGCCGGCGCCAAGCGCAAGCTGCCGCATTTCGACGACCTGCTGTTCCTCGGCGCCTCGATCTCGCGCTATCCGCTGGAAGGCTATCGCGAGCGCTGCGACACCTCGGTGGTGCTCGGCACGCGCCACGCCAGGAAGCCGATCGAATTGAAGATCCCGATCACCATCGCCGGCATGAGCTTCGGCTCGCTGTCGGGCCCGGCCAAGGAGGCGCTCGGCCGCGGCGCCACGCTCTCCGGCACCTCGACCACCACCGGCGACGGCGGCATGACCGAGGAAGAGCGCGGCCATTCCAAGCAGCTGGTCTACCAGTACCTGCCGTCGCGCTACGGCATGAACCCGCGCGACCTGCGCCGCGCCGACGCCATCGAGGTGGTCGTCGGCCAGGGCGCCAAGCCCGGCGGCGGCGGCATGCTGCTCGGCCAGAAGATCTCCGACCGCGTCGCCGAGATGCGCACGCTGCCCAAGGGCATCGACCAGCGCTCGGCCTGTCGCCATCCCGACTGGACCGGGCCGGACGATCTCGAGATCAAGATCCTGGAACTGCGCGAGATCACCGACTGGGAAAAGCCGATCTATGTCAAGGTCGGCGGGGCACGGCCCTATTACGACACCGCGCTTGCGGTGAAGGCCGGCGCCGACGTCGTCGTCGTCGACGGCATGCAGGGCGGCACGGCGGCGACGCAGGAAGTGTTCATCGAGAATGTCGGCCAGCCGACGCTGGCCTGCATCCGGCCGGCGGTGCAGGCGCTGCAGGACCTCGGCATGCACCGCAAGGTGCAGCTGATCGTCTCCGGCGGCATCCGCAACGGCGCCGACGTCGCCAAGGCGCTGGCGCTCGGCGTCGACGCGGTTTCGATCGGCACCGCGGCGCTGGTCGCGCTCGGCGACAACGATCCGCGCTGGGAAGCCGACTACAACGCGCTCGGCAGCACGGCCGGCGCCTATGACGACTGGCACGAGGGCCGCGACCCGGCCGGCATCACCACGCAGGACCCCGAATTGATGAAGCGGGTCGACCCGATCGCCGCCGGACGGCGGCTGGCGAACTACCTCAAGGTGATGACGCTCGAGGCGCAGACCATTGCCCGCGCCTGCGGCAAGAACAGCCTGCACAATCTCGAGCCCGAGGATCTCGTCGCGCTCTCCATCGAAGCCGCCGCCATGGCCGGCGTGCCGCTCGCCGGCACCAGCTGGATCCCGGGGAAGGGAGGTCTTTAA
- the glnT gene encoding type III glutamate--ammonia ligase, translating into MSDLREFAAARGVKYFMISYTDLFGGQRAKLVPAQAIADMQKDGAGFAGFATWLDLTPAHPDMLAVPDASSVIQLPWKPDVAWLASDCLMEGKSVAQAPRNTLKRLVAEAAELGMSVKTGVEPEFFLVTPDGKQISDEYDTASKSCYDQQAVMRRYDVIAEICDAMLSLGWGPYQNDHEDANGQFEMNWAFDNVLATADKHSFFKFMVRSIAEKHGLRATFMPKPFQGLTGNGCHAHISVWDLAGQSNAFADKSMPLGLSEQGKHFLGGIMKHASALAAITNPTVNSYKRINAPRTISGATWAPNTVTWTGNNRTHMVRVPGPGRFELRLPDGAANPYLLQAVIIAAGLDGIRSKADPGPRSDVDMYKEGHTIKHGAKLPLNLLDALRAYDKDKSLKAAMGEEFSSAYLKLKQQEWNSFVSHFTQWERDNTLDV; encoded by the coding sequence ATGAGCGATCTGCGGGAATTCGCTGCGGCACGGGGCGTCAAGTATTTCATGATCTCCTACACCGACCTGTTCGGTGGGCAGCGCGCCAAGCTGGTGCCGGCGCAGGCGATCGCCGACATGCAGAAGGACGGTGCCGGCTTTGCCGGCTTCGCCACCTGGCTCGACCTGACGCCGGCGCATCCCGACATGCTGGCGGTGCCGGATGCGTCCTCGGTCATTCAGCTACCGTGGAAGCCGGACGTTGCATGGCTGGCTTCCGACTGCCTCATGGAAGGCAAGAGCGTCGCCCAGGCGCCGCGCAACACGCTGAAGCGGCTGGTCGCCGAGGCTGCGGAACTTGGGATGTCGGTCAAGACCGGCGTCGAGCCGGAATTCTTCCTTGTCACCCCGGATGGCAAGCAGATTTCAGACGAATACGATACGGCGTCAAAATCCTGCTACGACCAGCAGGCGGTCATGCGCCGCTACGACGTCATCGCCGAGATCTGCGATGCCATGCTGTCGCTCGGCTGGGGCCCGTATCAGAACGACCACGAGGACGCCAACGGCCAGTTCGAGATGAACTGGGCCTTCGACAACGTGCTGGCGACGGCCGACAAGCATTCCTTCTTCAAGTTCATGGTGCGCTCGATCGCCGAGAAACATGGCCTGCGCGCGACCTTCATGCCTAAGCCCTTCCAGGGGCTGACCGGCAATGGCTGCCATGCCCATATTTCTGTTTGGGATCTGGCAGGTCAGTCCAACGCGTTCGCCGACAAAAGCATGCCCCTTGGGCTGTCCGAACAAGGCAAGCACTTCCTTGGCGGCATCATGAAGCACGCTTCGGCGCTTGCCGCGATCACCAATCCGACGGTCAATTCCTACAAGCGCATCAACGCGCCGCGCACGATCTCGGGCGCGACCTGGGCGCCGAACACGGTGACCTGGACCGGCAACAACCGCACCCACATGGTGCGCGTGCCCGGCCCCGGCCGCTTCGAGCTGCGCCTGCCGGACGGCGCCGCCAACCCCTATCTGCTGCAGGCGGTGATCATCGCCGCCGGCCTCGACGGCATCCGCTCCAAGGCCGATCCGGGGCCGCGCAGCGATGTCGACATGTACAAGGAAGGTCACACCATCAAGCACGGCGCCAAGTTGCCTCTTAATCTGCTGGATGCTCTGCGCGCCTATGACAAGGACAAATCGTTGAAGGCAGCAATGGGTGAAGAGTTCTCATCCGCCTATCTGAAGCTCAAGCAACAGGAATGGAACTCCTTCGTATCGCACTTCACCCAATGGGAGCGCGACAACACTCTGGACGTGTAA
- a CDS encoding formate--tetrahydrofolate ligase, whose protein sequence is MAEFKSDIEIARAAKKKQIQEIGAKIGIPHEHLLPYGHDKAKVSAEFIKSVKGNRDGKLILVTAINPTPAGEGKTTTTVGLGDGLNRIGKKAIVCIREASLGPNFGVKGGAAGGGLAQVVPMEDMNLHFTGDFHAITTAHNLLSALIDNHIYWGNELGIDTRRVAWRRVMDMNDRALREIICSLGGVANGYPREAGFDITVASEVMAILCLATDLKDLEKRLGDIIVAYRRDKSPVYARDLKADGAMAVLLKDAMQPNLVQTLENNPAFVHGGPFANIAHGCNSVVATTTALKLADYVVTEAGFGADLGAEKFFDIKCRKAGLKPAAAVIVATVRAMKMNGGIKKEELGKENIEAVRKGCLNLGRHIENVKQFGVPAVVAINHFTTDTEAEVQAMKDFVKAQGAEAILCKHWAQGSAGIEDLARKVVEIAESGASQFSPLYPDEMPLFEKVNTIVKRIYRGDEAIADKSIRDQLHAWEQAGYGKLPVCMAKTQYSFSTDPNLRGAPTGHTVPVREVRLAAGAGFVVIICGEVMTMPGLPKAPSSEKIFLNETGQIEGLF, encoded by the coding sequence ATGGCTGAATTCAAGTCCGACATCGAAATCGCGCGCGCCGCCAAGAAGAAGCAGATCCAGGAGATCGGCGCCAAGATCGGCATTCCGCACGAGCATCTTTTGCCCTATGGCCATGATAAGGCGAAGGTCTCGGCCGAGTTCATCAAGTCGGTGAAGGGCAACCGGGACGGCAAGCTGATCCTGGTCACCGCGATCAACCCGACGCCGGCCGGCGAGGGCAAGACCACGACCACGGTCGGCCTCGGCGACGGCCTGAACCGCATCGGCAAGAAGGCGATCGTGTGCATCCGCGAGGCCTCGCTCGGCCCGAACTTCGGCGTCAAGGGCGGCGCTGCCGGCGGCGGCCTGGCGCAGGTGGTGCCGATGGAGGACATGAACCTGCATTTCACCGGCGACTTCCACGCCATCACCACCGCCCACAACCTGCTGTCGGCGCTGATCGACAATCACATCTACTGGGGCAACGAGCTCGGCATCGACACCCGCCGCGTCGCCTGGCGCCGCGTCATGGACATGAACGACCGCGCGCTGCGCGAGATCATCTGCTCGCTCGGCGGCGTCGCCAACGGCTACCCGCGCGAGGCCGGCTTCGACATCACCGTCGCCTCCGAGGTGATGGCGATCCTGTGCCTGGCCACCGACCTCAAGGACCTCGAGAAGCGCCTCGGCGACATCATCGTCGCCTACCGCCGCGACAAGTCGCCGGTCTATGCCCGCGACCTCAAGGCCGACGGCGCCATGGCGGTGCTTTTGAAGGACGCCATGCAGCCCAACCTGGTGCAGACGCTGGAGAACAATCCGGCCTTCGTGCATGGCGGCCCGTTCGCCAACATCGCGCATGGCTGCAACTCGGTGGTCGCCACCACGACGGCGCTCAAGCTTGCCGACTACGTCGTCACCGAAGCCGGCTTCGGCGCCGACCTCGGCGCCGAGAAGTTCTTCGACATCAAGTGTCGCAAGGCGGGGCTGAAGCCGGCGGCGGCCGTCATCGTCGCCACCGTGCGGGCCATGAAGATGAATGGCGGCATCAAGAAGGAGGAGCTCGGCAAGGAGAACATCGAGGCGGTCAGGAAGGGCTGCCTCAACCTCGGCCGCCACATCGAGAACGTCAAGCAGTTCGGCGTGCCGGCGGTGGTGGCGATCAACCACTTCACCACCGACACCGAGGCCGAGGTCCAGGCGATGAAGGACTTCGTCAAGGCGCAGGGCGCCGAGGCGATCCTGTGCAAGCACTGGGCGCAGGGCTCGGCCGGCATTGAGGACCTGGCCAGGAAGGTGGTCGAGATCGCCGAATCCGGCGCTTCGCAGTTCTCGCCGCTCTATCCCGACGAGATGCCGCTGTTCGAGAAGGTCAACACCATCGTCAAGCGCATCTACCGCGGCGACGAGGCGATCGCCGACAAGTCGATCCGCGACCAGCTGCATGCCTGGGAGCAGGCCGGCTACGGCAAGCTGCCGGTGTGCATGGCCAAGACCCAGTATTCCTTCTCGACCGATCCCAACCTGCGCGGCGCGCCGACCGGCCACACCGTGCCGGTGCGCGAGGTCAGGCTGGCCGCCGGCGCCGGCTTCGTCGTCATCATCTGCGGCGAGGTCATGACCATGCCCGGCCTGCCCAAGGCGCCGTCCTCGGAAAAGATCTTCCTCAACGAGACCGGCCAGATCGAAGGCCTGTTCTAA
- a CDS encoding GXGXG domain-containing protein produces the protein MNISNVATAPAREVDFPERVFDLAKRSLRELNQALHQLTPGSNETAWEVLNPKGSHSVAVGVDQPVAVDVRGSVGYYCGGMNAGGAITVHGSAGPGVGENMMSGSIVVKGDASQYAGATGRGGLLVIEGNASSRCGISMKGIDIVVHGNVGHMSAFMAQSGNLVVLGDAGDALGDSIYEARLFVRGKVGSLGADCIAKEMRPEHLELLQGLLDRAGVTGVKAAEFKRYGSARTLYNFNIDNADAY, from the coding sequence ATGAATATTTCGAATGTGGCCACCGCGCCGGCGCGTGAGGTGGACTTTCCCGAGCGTGTCTTTGATCTCGCAAAAAGGTCGCTGCGCGAGCTCAACCAGGCGCTTCATCAACTGACCCCCGGCTCGAACGAGACCGCGTGGGAGGTGCTCAACCCGAAAGGCAGCCATTCCGTCGCCGTCGGCGTCGACCAGCCGGTCGCCGTCGATGTGCGCGGCAGCGTCGGCTATTATTGCGGCGGCATGAATGCCGGCGGCGCGATCACCGTGCATGGCTCGGCCGGGCCCGGCGTCGGCGAGAACATGATGTCGGGCTCGATCGTGGTCAAAGGCGACGCCAGCCAGTATGCCGGCGCCACCGGCCGCGGCGGGCTGCTGGTCATCGAGGGCAACGCCTCCTCGCGCTGCGGCATCTCGATGAAGGGCATCGACATCGTCGTGCACGGCAATGTCGGCCACATGTCGGCGTTCATGGCGCAGTCGGGCAATCTGGTGGTGCTGGGCGATGCCGGCGATGCGCTCGGCGATTCCATCTACGAGGCGCGGCTGTTCGTGCGCGGCAAGGTCGGCAGCCTGGGCGCCGACTGCATCGCCAAGGAGATGCGGCCGGAGCACCTCGAACTGTTGCAGGGCCTGCTCGACAGGGCCGGCGTGACCGGCGTCAAGGCGGCGGAATTCAAGCGCTACGGCTCGGCCCGCACGCTCTACAACTTCAACATCGACAACGCCGACGCGTATTGA
- the sucD gene encoding succinate--CoA ligase subunit alpha: MAILLNRSTRVIVQGFTGKIGSFHAEDMKRYGTRLVGGVTPGKGGQSHLGLPVFNTVKGAVRETRAEASIVFVPPPFAADSIMEAADAGIKLCVCITDGIPSQDMMQVKRYMRRYRFEDRMRLVGPNCAGVITPGQALMGIMPGSIYLPGRVGIVGRSGTLGYEAASQMKALGIGVSTSVGIGGDPINGSSFKDILQLFEQDEDTDAVVMIGEIGGPQEAEAALWARDNMRKPLIAYIAGLSAPKGRRMGHAGAIISAFGESAQEKVEILRGAGVTIVPTPADFGPTVANVLEQRLKAA; encoded by the coding sequence ATGGCAATTCTGCTCAACCGCAGCACCCGCGTCATCGTGCAGGGCTTCACCGGCAAGATCGGCAGCTTCCATGCCGAGGACATGAAGCGCTACGGCACCAGGCTGGTCGGCGGCGTCACCCCCGGCAAGGGCGGCCAGAGCCATCTCGGCCTCCCCGTCTTCAACACCGTCAAGGGCGCGGTGCGCGAGACCCGCGCCGAGGCCAGCATCGTCTTCGTGCCGCCGCCCTTCGCCGCCGATTCGATCATGGAGGCGGCCGACGCCGGCATCAAGCTGTGCGTGTGCATCACCGACGGCATCCCCTCGCAGGACATGATGCAGGTCAAGCGCTACATGCGCCGCTACCGCTTCGAGGACCGCATGCGCCTCGTCGGGCCGAACTGCGCCGGGGTGATCACCCCCGGCCAGGCGCTGATGGGCATCATGCCGGGCAGCATCTACCTGCCCGGCCGCGTCGGCATCGTCGGCCGCTCCGGCACGCTCGGCTACGAGGCCGCCTCGCAGATGAAGGCGCTCGGCATCGGCGTGTCGACCAGCGTCGGCATCGGCGGCGACCCGATCAACGGCTCCTCCTTCAAGGACATTCTGCAACTGTTCGAGCAGGACGAGGACACCGACGCCGTGGTGATGATCGGCGAGATCGGCGGCCCGCAGGAGGCCGAAGCCGCGCTCTGGGCGCGCGACAACATGCGCAAGCCGCTGATCGCCTACATCGCGGGCTTGTCCGCGCCGAAGGGCCGCCGCATGGGCCATGCCGGCGCGATCATCTCGGCCTTCGGCGAATCGGCGCAGGAAAAGGTCGAGATCCTGCGCGGTGCCGGGGTCACAATTGTGCCCACGCCGGCGGATTTCGGTCCGACCGTCGCCAATGTGCTGGAACAGAGGCTGAAGGCGGCCTAA
- a CDS encoding glutamine amidotransferase family protein — translation MCGIVGLFLKDKALEPKLGSMLSEMLVLLTDRGPDSAGIAIYGGGQKDRAKITVQSPSPSRDFPELATDLGNKIGAKISATIKSTHAVLDVPLAKAEEARAALLELRPSLRVMGAGQSIEIYKEVGLPEAVVERFDVRSMTGTHGIGHTRMATESAVTTLGAHPFSTGADQCLVHNGSLSNHNNVRRELVREGMKFETENDTEVAAAYLSNRMAHGKKLGEALEGTLSDLDGFYTFVVGTKNGFGVVRDPIACKPAVMAETEQYVAFGSEYRALANLPGIENAKVWEPEPATVYFWEH, via the coding sequence ATGTGTGGAATTGTCGGACTTTTCTTGAAGGACAAGGCACTTGAGCCCAAGCTTGGCTCGATGCTGTCGGAGATGCTGGTCCTGCTGACCGACCGCGGGCCAGACAGCGCCGGCATCGCTATCTACGGAGGCGGCCAGAAGGACCGTGCCAAGATCACAGTCCAATCGCCGTCGCCGTCCCGCGACTTTCCGGAACTGGCTACCGATCTCGGCAACAAGATCGGCGCCAAGATATCGGCGACCATCAAGTCCACGCATGCGGTGTTGGACGTGCCGCTGGCCAAAGCGGAGGAGGCGCGCGCCGCACTGCTTGAACTGCGTCCCAGCTTGCGGGTCATGGGGGCGGGCCAATCGATCGAGATCTACAAGGAGGTCGGCCTTCCGGAAGCCGTGGTGGAACGCTTCGACGTGCGCTCGATGACCGGCACGCACGGCATCGGCCACACCCGCATGGCGACGGAATCGGCGGTGACCACACTGGGCGCCCACCCGTTCTCGACCGGCGCCGACCAGTGCCTGGTGCACAATGGATCGCTGTCCAACCACAACAATGTCCGCCGCGAGCTGGTGCGCGAGGGCATGAAATTCGAGACCGAGAACGACACTGAGGTGGCGGCCGCCTATCTCTCCAACAGAATGGCGCATGGCAAGAAACTCGGCGAGGCGCTGGAGGGCACGCTGTCCGACCTCGACGGTTTCTACACCTTCGTCGTCGGCACCAAGAACGGCTTCGGCGTGGTGCGCGATCCGATCGCCTGCAAGCCGGCGGTGATGGCCGAAACCGAACAGTATGTCGCCTTCGGCTCCGAATATCGGGCGCTCGCAAATCTGCCCGGGATCGAGAACGCCAAAGTCTGGGAACCGGAACCTGCAACCGTCTATTTCTGGGAGCATTGA
- a CDS encoding bifunctional methylenetetrahydrofolate dehydrogenase/methenyltetrahydrofolate cyclohydrolase, which translates to MAEVIDGKAAAASVIAKVTSASSDLAASRNVTPGLAVIIVGEDPASQVYVAAKSRTAKECGFNSLQHTLPADTSEAYLIDLIEVLNRDRTIHGILVQLPLPGHIDAGKVIQTIAPEKDVDGFHFVNVGKLGTGELDTAFVPCTPAGSMLLIERVHGKDLSGLNAVVVGRSNIVGKPMANLLLAANATVTVAHSRTKNLPELCRGADILVAAVGRPEMIRGEWVKPGTTVIDVGINRIAAPEKGNGKNRLVGDVAYAEAADHAGAITPVPGGVGPMTIALLMANTLTSAYLASNLPRPQF; encoded by the coding sequence ATGGCTGAGGTGATCGACGGCAAGGCGGCTGCCGCCAGCGTGATTGCAAAGGTGACAAGCGCGAGCAGCGACCTGGCTGCCTCCAGGAATGTAACGCCGGGCCTTGCGGTGATCATCGTCGGGGAGGATCCGGCAAGCCAGGTCTATGTAGCAGCGAAGTCGCGTACGGCGAAGGAATGCGGCTTCAATTCCCTGCAGCATACGCTGCCCGCCGATACCAGCGAAGCCTACCTGATCGACCTGATCGAGGTCTTGAACCGTGACCGGACGATCCATGGCATTCTGGTGCAGCTGCCGCTCCCAGGCCACATCGATGCAGGCAAGGTGATCCAGACGATTGCGCCGGAGAAGGACGTCGACGGCTTCCACTTCGTCAATGTCGGCAAGCTCGGCACTGGTGAGCTCGATACGGCTTTCGTTCCCTGCACACCTGCCGGTTCGATGCTGTTGATCGAGCGCGTGCACGGCAAGGATCTTTCGGGTCTAAACGCTGTCGTCGTGGGCCGCTCCAACATTGTTGGCAAGCCGATGGCGAACCTCTTGCTTGCCGCGAACGCCACGGTCACCGTCGCTCACAGCCGGACCAAAAATTTGCCCGAGCTCTGCCGTGGTGCCGACATCCTCGTCGCGGCTGTCGGCCGGCCGGAAATGATCAGGGGTGAATGGGTGAAGCCCGGAACCACGGTTATTGATGTCGGCATCAACCGCATCGCCGCGCCGGAGAAGGGCAACGGCAAGAACCGCCTGGTCGGCGACGTCGCCTATGCCGAGGCGGCGGACCACGCCGGCGCAATAACACCCGTACCCGGCGGCGTGGGCCCAATGACCATCGCATTGTTGATGGCCAACACGCTGACCTCGGCCTATCTCGCCAGCAACCTGCCGAGGCCACAGTTCTAG